aattatgttttgctttgggcgctcgtatgattttaacaaaaatattcataggatgtttagaaaattatacctttgtgaatttaaATCACTGGACTCCAACTAATAcggtataaacggattagctcttgttgaTTCCTTACGAGCTTTCTTCGAtgaaatcctcctatcaagtccacgactagattgtatgttcttcttccaaattgcactagtAAATATGGAAGAGATTTTGTGTAGAAGAGGAATAATTGAGAGACgactcaatttttctttttcaaaacaaatggccgaaattttttttttctttgaaagGGGTGTTCTCGTGAGTTGTGGTAGTGGTAGGCTAGGGTTTTACTTtgcatttattatttataagtAAATAAtagcctaattacataattaacattaatgggtttgatttaattaattgggctagtccaactagtttaattaatttaatcaaagtccattaaaactttaattatttattatgttggacttgtactcctaaaAGCCCATTAAACTTactacccaccatatttaatttattaattaataaactcaacttttgagcttaataaattaaataccttgaatttttatcgcctccaaaatttaatatttaataaacccaacatttgagtttaataaaataaattctcaaattttataaattcaactccttgaatttaatctctcaaaatttaattatcacaaattcaactatttgaatttactatataatataaattcaagaagttgaatttattctctcaacgggaacaaacaatccagtacttgtgtgaccctcaatggttcagggatacagctagccgtgggttcacaactctttgtgattcaggacataatcctttattcgggcttaccctagttagccccattcttttcatcaataccttgatcaagaatgtcagaactcatttctgatttcacccatcggatcatggtaagagcgtctagtagcatcgccccatgatcctctaggtatcactgatagtgcctgcaagaaccagtcgattatgattaacgtacagtacagtcccttcttctcatatatcccgatcgaatctgcaaccattggttcatcgagggttgcatattaattcgatcataatgtgataactataacaatggcatcgcgtgtactgttggagaactccttctccaacgtacatctcatactctggccagagattccatgcactattattcaTCAgaccacataggatatccacacccgcaggtgagcggtgaatccccgattacaatgcactggctcctatatgtgtcgcaactatacccaacttcgccacctgatgactcttctggagccggtaaacgagtcaaagcacagccctagcatatagagcctcagtgttgtcccaggtcgtaaggactaatggtatacaatcataaccacagacttatcctctcgatgaatgataaccacttggaaagtccgaggagGGTTGTTCGgaataatcatcatatgactacccatctgcatgtttggacatctctatgcccttaccaagaaacgcagtacacaacatcacagatgctagtctcgagctcaagcaacttttatccatgttttaggcggctgaatcgactaggaacgaatttagatcatacagtatttacaaacgagtttcaacatcgaattacgattcatttgtattaaagtataatcaaggtctttatctatgtttgataacataggtatacagataaagaaataacaaaccatgaaataatgaatatattaaaataaagattgttcttTACAaccgagtcaataaaatccctagccaacagttgacttgcaggacatctactctatGAGTATTTGGGTGATATGTAGCATTTTCGAGATTGCTTATCTCCTAAGAATTGGAAAATACAAGAACAAGAAGTATGGCAAAGAATGAAGAATTGAATCATAGAGGAGAGTAGTTCTTTTTCTATTTATACATTCTACCTATAATATCTCCGAAACTACTTGCAACTACTTCCCAATCCGGCCTGTAATTCCAACCGTTTGTTTTTGGAGTAGTTTTTTTTTCTCCTGCCAGGGGCGAAGCATGGATTATTGTAAAAAATTCACATGATACTTTTTCAGGCGGGGGATGTTATCTCCTACTCAGTGTACTGTTGCATCGATAACCTTATAATTGTCGATATTATGCAAATCATAGCGGATTTTAACCAATTGGGGTGtgattttttgtttgttttctttttcaaatttatcACTAGAAATTTCATATGTCAAATGTTGACAGCCAGCATTTTGATTGCAGATGGGAAAGTGCAACTTTGTTTTCACTGCTTTTTGGAGGCCTGTGCTACTTTGGAAAGTTGGATCTATCTCTCCCTTCCTCCTCCTCTCTCTATCCTGTTTTCCATTTTAGTTTTAATTTACATGGTTAATTTTTCTACCACACCTTGTTACCATAAATCAATGATTATGCATTTGGGGTACGTATGTATAAAGTTGGAGGATTTTTTTTCTAGCTGTTTTTTTCTTTCCTTGCCATTTATTGCATGTGCACTAACACACAAGGTACCTTTTCAATTATATCTTCTTTCTGTAAAGAGCTTTATCAATGGTGTGATATTATGTGTTAGCTGGAAATTTTTCAAATGGCATCGAAAATCTTGGTTTGATGAAAATTTGTTTTGCATAAGTTTCTGCGTTCTTCATAAGTTTCCAGGCTACTTCttttgttaaataattattcttaAACATCTACTTcatattctttctgtttctcaAGGACTTTGAAGTAAAGAAATACTTTCTTCTTTGCAGCCAGAGGATTATTGGGTCCGTAAATGGTGTTCTAGTCTTGGGCATCATTGCATCTTTTGCTGCTCTTGTGGTAATTTTCATCAATAGCCTTTTTTTATTCCTTATTATAAATTCATTTGATACAAGTACAAAATTTATTCTGCTGCAAGTGCAAATTTCTTCTACTTCAAAAGGACATCTAATGGGTACAAACGTCCTTACGAAAGAACTCGAGAATATGATCTTGAAACTATGGATTTGCATGAACAAATATGCTGACAGCCACCACTGTAAAGTTACTTGAAACACGGGCACTAATTCAGCTCAATGTTTGTTCAGACTTCAGAATACAAAAAAGAACATTTAAATGATGTAGTTCAGGTTGCGTTTGGATCGAAGGATTTAAATTTGAGGCATTTATATTATGTAGTTCATGTTGCATTTAGATGGAAGGATTTAGATTATATTTTAAGAGGAATTTGAAGGGtggatttgaaatgattttACATTGTGATGCATTTGAAATTCACTTCAATGCCTCAAAAAATAACTAGATGAGATTTAAATCCATTACCGAGTGGTTTTTGTCTAATAAACCAATAGATTTGAAATATCTAGCTTCAAATTCATCCATACAATCTCAAAGTAATCAGAGTAAGGATTCAAGTTTCCTTCGAAATTTCAGCTAACCATAAGAAACTAGTCATATTATAGCCGTGGAAAACTAGCAAGGATGCCGCATATGTATCGATGTTTTCTGCCTAGAAACTTCTCTGAGCTACTCTCGAGAAACTAGACCAAAGCTCGACCCAAGCGCGGTTTTGACTGAGTTCGAAGAGAGCTAAAGTAGCTTGCATAATAAACACTACAGGAAAATTCAAGCTATGAAAGTCTTGAGCTCCAggaaagtaatttttttttatttcttaaaaatattaatagattTACTATTTGCTCGTGATGTTAATATAAATTACATGCTTCATCATTTTCTGTAAATAAACTTTTTATGCTCGAGCAACTTGATAGTTACCAAGTCTATGATGAGTTCGAAAAGTACTACCATATCAAGCTCGAGCAAGGTGATGTTGGAGCTCAACTCGGCTGGAATGCACCTCTATTTCAGCCTTATATTTTTACTCCACAATTTCACATTCACGAAGATTTTTATTGTGCAATTCTTGTTtcatttttcttgtttatttctCTTCTGCTGTAATATAATACATAGAGTTGGGTGTTCGAGTATCGTTCCAAATCATGAAACTTGCGAACATGACTTGATCGTATTGTAATATGTGGAGTGTTTGGCTTACAGATATTCAAACTAGATGGTTTACAGATATTCTAATATAATTCTTGTACTAGGCTTACAGATATTCAAACTTCTTACGTAGCCAAAACTGTTAGTTTCTGGTAGCTAGATGGTTTTTGTTATTACAGCTGAAGATTGTGTCCTTAGGCAGTCGCCAGTGGAGACTTGCATTGGGATGCCCTTTTGAAATCCAACTTTGAAGCTGTCCCTCGCAGCATACCTATCATCGCACTTTCTTTTGTGTACCAGGTAGCAAACCGCGCTTTCGCTAAACTCGTCAAGGATATTCTCTACATTCGATCCGCGATTCTAATATAACTTCACCTGTTGCAGAATGTAGTTCCAGTTCTTTGTACAAATCTAGAAGGAAACCTGTCAAAAGTCCGGTAATAATACCACAACCATGGAAAATCTCGACGACATTTTCTcttctttccttttctttttgccGAGAGGCTGCTCCACTAATTCTGTTGATATACAGGACTGCCATTGTTTCGGGCACAGGTATTCCACTAGCTCTGTTTCTGGTCTGGAATGCTGTCATTCTTGGTACCATCGCAAACCCCGAAATAGGCTCAGATACATTGGTTGATCCGTTGCAACAACTGCGGTCTACAAATGGAGTTGTTGGGGTATGCAACTCATTTTATATAGGGATTATTAAATGTGCTTCACCATCATTTCTTCTATAGCTGCTGCTGCGCCATGAATTGCCTTTTTTTAACCTTTTTGTGTGCACTTTTTCAGCCAATAGTCGATGTGTTCTCTTTTCTTGCAATTGCAACTTCTTACATTGGATTTGTTCTTGGCCTGGCAGACTTTCTTGCTGACTGTTAGTTATTATGCTCCCTATTTTAACCTCTTCGTTTTCCAATTATCTAAATTTGAATTCAAGGGGATTCGAATTGAACTGCATAGGGTTCTCTTGTCTTTGTTTACAGTGCTTAAACGCCCGTCTGGGCGCAACGAGCCCCTACAGTATATGCTCATCCTGATCCCACCATTGATAATGGCACTATTGGACCCTGAAATATTCTTCAAAGCATTGGATTTTGCCGGAACATATGGAGGTATTGCTTCTAACTGTACTCAAATTTGGCAGATTATTCAAGTTCGGAGAACACTTTAGTCAGTGCATTGACGGATCCCTGTAGTACGACGATCGTTTTGTTTTGTCTAGTTCTGGTGCTTTTCGGGATTCTTCCAGCTGCAATGTCATGGGTGGATAGGGGGTCGGCGCTGGCGAAATCTTCAAGAATTCCAGTGCTGGTTCCTGGAGGAAAATTTACCCTTTCATTTGTAATTGGGGCAGCTGGCCTAGTCATTCTTACAGAACTTTTAGATGACTTGGGATTTTCGTGGCAGTAGAACGTCGAATTCGAATCCCATTGAATGAATTTAATTGAATTTCGCCAATGGAAgtgtatttatattaaattgagATGCGTTCAAAAGGGTTGTTAATTAATTGAAAAGAATACAATGAGGTCACAGGCTCAAACTTAGAAATATAAAAATGTATTGTGTGGTGATCGAACCAATTCataattttagaaaaatgaACGCGAAACCTGAAATTTCCAGTGTAAAGGACAATTTGGACGAATAATATTACATGGAACAGCACCATTACATGCAGTAAATTACCACTTCGAtcattatacaataaaacaaaaGAGATTTGTTTACCCAAATCAAAGCCACGCAAACAGAAATATTCAGGCCAAGACATTCTGTGATCATATTTTTCACAGATACCGCAAGTTCACAGCAAGACGGCATGTCAGAAAATAGCTTCCAGTTCACCATGACCAAGATTAAGAGCCAGAAACAGAAGCCAAACCTTTCAAAGCACACAATACATCGCAATGAGTAAAGAAAGAAATGTCTGTAAACTTACCTTAATAGTCAAAAGGCCATCGCATCCAGTTATGCTCCTCGGCGCTATTTCCCCTTCCTCTAGTTTCGGGGTAATGATGaacattttgattattttgattttgattttgattatttGATGAGTTAGAAGACCACAAAAACGAAAAAGGATTCCATCGCCCTTGATTCTGAGAGTTGTTGTCCCTTCTACTGCTGCTAGGATCATTGCTGCCTGGGTTCCTAGTTCTCCGATTATTAGAACCAGCACTCGCAGTACCTAGTGATGGCAGCTCAACACGGCAGACAGGGCATGAATTATGTTCAATCAGCCATGGAACAATGCAATCCGAATGGTAGATATGATCACATGGCATCTGCCTTGCTTCTGTGCCTAACTCAAACTTATCTTTACACACTGGGCAGTGCACATCTGTATTAAGATGCCTACGAGTAATCTTGATGGTGGGCATAGCATCAATCGCGGAACGCGGTGCAGGAGGAGGACCCCGCCTATCATTTAGACTTAGCTGTTCTATCAGTTCCTGCAAACCATGTCCCATGAAGAAATCGCCAAAATCAGCTCGTCTTTGCCCCATTCCAGGTCCATTGTTGAAAAAGAAACTAAATGGATCGTGATTAGTAGCACCAAATGGAGTTTGGCCCCGCACTATTAACACTGAACCATGTGGCCCGTGACCAATACCAATTCCTCGTTCCGGTACCACGGCTGGTCGTGTTCTGACATCGTGATTGGAGTCTCTTCCTGCCATTCTCTGCCTCATAATCGCTTCAAATGCTTCCATGATATCAAGTCTAGGATCACGGAAAGGTCCCATGAATCCAAAACCAGAATCACTGCTTGAATGAGAACCGACAACCTCTTGTAGCTCTTGTATGAACCCTCCGTTGCAGTATGGGCAAACCAAATTGCGACCATGTGGTCGAATTGGCTGCGTGCATTGATAGCACCAGTGAGTGTTTCCACCACTTGACATGTTTTCTAACAAATGAGTAGCTAACAAACAGACCTAGATGTTAATTCCAAGCACCTGAAGCATCCTGCATCGAAACCCATAAGTACACATAACAAAGGATAGACAAAAATCCAAAATGGATCCACAAGCCAGAGAACAAGAAAAAAGAAGCATAAATTTCAGAAAAATTCTTGCAACTCAAAGTAGCTAACAACCTCGAAATATGAATCTGAGTTACATGATTATCATAGATTTCTTTCTAAAAACAAAATCTTTCTGCAACTTTGCAATCAGGGAAAAAGtaaaataatcaatataaaCATAAATTGTTAGCACAAATTCACGAGAACGATTCTACAACACATGAATATACAAATTctattgaaattttaatttgtaTAATATGATTAAGGTAGACAATATCACCCACAATCAATCGATCCAGAGTTGGGGGAACTCGGGCAAAAAAGTCATCTATACTAGATTTTTTTTACCACAAATCctaattaaaattatatcttttactgaattataaatttaatcacattAAATTCGACAACACGGTccaaaattacacaaaaattaGCAGATAAACAGATTTGCCGATCAATCCGCACTTAAAAACAGAAGAATTCCCAAGTTATTCTGAAATCAACACATCTTATAAGCAAAATAACAGGAAATCATTCATAAGATAAACAACTTCGAGCGTGAATTACCAGATAGCGTCGTTCAGGTGAAGGTCGACTGGACAGAAATGAGAGATAATTGGGGTTCTGGAAATTACAGTAGATTTTTATGCCTGCGCGTCGGTGTGCGCCACGCGCTAGGGTCTATTTACACTTTTATCCCTTGTAGGGATTTTCCATTCAATGCTGATGCTGGTGAAAAATTAATTGCAAATattgcatttaatttttttactttatattaaaaaaattattttttgtaaataaatatatgaaataGTGTGAAAAATTCATTTCGATAATTTATGGAAGtaggaaaatataaataatttgatAGTGTATTACTTtagttaaataaataatttactgTTGTCgtcatttttattgaaaattaatTAGACATTTTGTCCACACAAATTTAGAtatcaaattttattaaatttaaattttctcgTGCACATAATAGACATAATAATCAACATATTAATGAAATATAGCTTTTGAATGAATTTATTATAGGGATTTTTGCATTAATctctatatttattatatttgacATTTACCTCATTTATCGAgtacaaaaattatattttagaatGGAGATAAGAACCAAATTGATTAAATATAAATGATGTAAATGCAAAAAAACACTCATTTATAATACATAACTAAACTTGTGATGCAGAAATATAAAAGAGATCTTCTAATGAACAAAATCTCTCTGTATACACTACTTTTCTAGTGCATTGGTTTCGATTCTATCAAATGCTCTGATATCATTTGATATGATTGgttgaaatatttaaaaaatactgaataaatatttttgaaaatttccttttataaaaataattcattttgGTTAGAAACTGAACTTGATATTCTCGATTGTTAATGTCAAATTTGCAAATGaaatatgcgcggaaagaagctAAACTGACATATTAGACAGTTTAAATGATGGGTTGTCTATGTAAATTTAATGATAAACTGAAAGTAAAATGTACGCAAGATTATTTTTGGATGTTCGGATAATTCATGCTCCTACGTCACACTTTCtttcttttgatatttataaataatttgcAAAAACTCATTTCAGCTTAGACTTAACGCTACAAAAACTGAAACTCCTACTCAA
This Primulina eburnea isolate SZY01 chromosome 2, ASM2296580v1, whole genome shotgun sequence DNA region includes the following protein-coding sequences:
- the LOC140823220 gene encoding uncharacterized protein, producing MMAFSFSSYSTTLYGNPTFFSEIKNPKVGCSRRKTELLLCRQLFRLGGSSLRTSFKCFSRGQEKQQMVQESEAEDEQVSEFEGLFSNLNQATLRREPGSLSSAIFLVAGTTVGAGILAIPAVTRDSGFLASAVTCILCWIFMVVTGLLIAEVNVNTMRELGSGGVSLVSMTMRTLGNTGVQVACWSYIFIHYALLVAYIARSSDILTNFLGIPLWESATLFSLLFGGLCYFGNQRIIGSVNGVLVLGIIASFAALVAVASGDLHWDALLKSNFEAVPRSIPIIALSFVYQNVVPVLCTNLEGNLSKVRTAIVSGTGIPLALFLVWNAVILGTIANPEIGSDTLVDPLQQLRSTNGVVGPIVDVFSFLAIATSYIGFVLGLADFLADLLKRPSGRNEPLQYMLILIPPLIMALLDPEIFFKALDFAGTYGVLVLFGILPAAMSWVDRGSALAKSSRIPVLVPGGKFTLSFVIGAAGLVILTELLDDLGFSWQ
- the LOC140823221 gene encoding probable E3 ubiquitin-protein ligase RHC1A, with the translated sequence MSSGGNTHWCYQCTQPIRPHGRNLVCPYCNGGFIQELQEVVGSHSSSDSGFGFMGPFRDPRLDIMEAFEAIMRQRMAGRDSNHDVRTRPAVVPERGIGIGHGPHGSVLIVRGQTPFGATNHDPFSFFFNNGPGMGQRRADFGDFFMGHGLQELIEQLSLNDRRGPPPAPRSAIDAMPTIKITRRHLNTDVHCPVCKDKFELGTEARQMPCDHIYHSDCIVPWLIEHNSCPVCRVELPSLGTASAGSNNRRTRNPGSNDPSSSRRDNNSQNQGRWNPFSFLWSSNSSNNQNQNQNNQNVHHYPETRGRGNSAEEHNWMRWPFDY